Proteins encoded together in one Bradyrhizobium sp. PSBB068 window:
- a CDS encoding LysR family transcriptional regulator → MNTHDLVAFVAVVETGSIVAASARLNLTQPGVTRRIQNLEEMLGAQLLDRLSKPLKPTAAGIEAYEQGRRLLRMLDDLKSGVASDGVVRGEFRLGLTPYLSEAGLAGPLDAVRAEFPALAVRVVAGLSPHQVDAVSRNELDAAAICIPDGAVPPADLAADDLGAQPVIFVVARDIKLPKSADLEWLSRMGWVMNQDGCGFRQTLKRQFEAAHLPFNVAVEALDSELRLSLVARGLGIGVVTPVALKRSALRSRLKVVRIEGFDAAVRAWIVHRPPAGRLTRPIEVFRDALDRELQALIRA, encoded by the coding sequence ATGAACACCCATGACCTCGTGGCGTTCGTCGCCGTGGTGGAGACCGGATCGATCGTCGCGGCGTCCGCGCGGCTGAACCTGACCCAACCCGGCGTGACACGGCGGATCCAGAATCTGGAGGAGATGCTGGGCGCGCAGCTGCTCGACCGGCTGTCGAAGCCGCTGAAGCCGACGGCTGCGGGCATCGAGGCCTATGAACAGGGTCGCCGTCTGCTGCGCATGCTCGACGACCTCAAATCGGGCGTCGCCAGTGACGGCGTGGTGCGCGGCGAGTTCAGGCTCGGCCTGACGCCGTATTTGTCGGAGGCGGGGTTGGCGGGTCCGCTCGATGCGGTGCGCGCGGAGTTTCCCGCCCTCGCAGTGCGCGTCGTTGCGGGCCTCTCGCCGCACCAGGTCGACGCGGTCTCACGCAACGAGCTGGACGCGGCGGCGATCTGCATTCCGGACGGTGCCGTGCCGCCGGCGGACCTGGCCGCCGACGATCTCGGCGCGCAGCCGGTCATCTTCGTCGTCGCACGCGACATCAAGCTGCCGAAATCCGCCGACCTCGAATGGCTGTCGCGCATGGGATGGGTGATGAACCAGGACGGTTGCGGCTTCCGCCAAACGTTGAAGCGCCAGTTCGAAGCCGCGCATCTGCCGTTCAACGTCGCGGTCGAGGCGCTCGATAGTGAGCTGCGGCTGTCGCTGGTCGCGCGCGGGCTCGGCATCGGCGTCGTGACGCCGGTCGCGCTGAAGCGGAGCGCGCTCCGTAGCCGGCTTAAGGTGGTCAGGATCGAAGGGTTCGATGCCGCGGTGCGCGCCTGGATCGTGCACCGCCCGCCCGCCGGCCGCCTGACGCGGCCGATCGAGGTGTTTCGCGATGCGCTGGATCGGGAGTTGCAGGCGCTGATCCGCGCCTAG
- a CDS encoding alanine racemase: MTTPLAAKIAREYGTPCAVIDMDRVERNIARIQKACDEAGIANRPHIKTHKNPMLAQLQIKAGAKGITCQKLGEAEIMADSGIDDILISYNLLGDEKMARLGALQGKANVTVAADNSVVVGDLPKAAAASGRPLSVVVECDTGRKRAGVETPAEAIALAREIAASTGLSFAGFMLYPTETGWADAQKFYDEALAGVRAHGLDAAIVSTGGTPNLVNLGKLKGGTEHRFGTYIYNDRMQVAAGVATWDDCALHIYSTVVSRAGPERGILDAGSKTLTSDTGGLEGHGLILEHPEAKIARFAEEHGFLDLSRSNTRPNVGDVVRVVPNHVCVVVNMMDEVVMVRGDEIIGALPVTARGKLR, translated from the coding sequence ATGACCACGCCCCTCGCCGCCAAGATCGCCAGGGAATACGGCACGCCCTGCGCCGTGATCGACATGGACCGGGTCGAGCGCAACATCGCGCGGATCCAGAAGGCCTGCGACGAGGCCGGCATCGCCAACCGGCCGCACATCAAGACGCACAAGAACCCGATGCTGGCGCAGTTGCAGATCAAGGCTGGCGCCAAGGGCATCACCTGCCAGAAGCTCGGCGAGGCCGAGATCATGGCCGATAGCGGCATCGACGACATCCTGATCAGCTACAATCTGCTCGGCGACGAGAAAATGGCGCGGCTCGGTGCGCTGCAAGGCAAGGCCAACGTCACCGTCGCCGCGGATAATTCCGTCGTGGTCGGCGATCTGCCGAAGGCAGCCGCCGCCTCCGGTCGCCCACTCTCGGTCGTGGTCGAATGCGACACCGGGCGCAAGCGCGCTGGCGTCGAGACCCCGGCCGAGGCGATCGCGCTGGCGCGCGAGATCGCGGCCTCCACGGGCCTGAGCTTCGCGGGCTTCATGCTGTACCCGACCGAGACCGGCTGGGCCGACGCGCAGAAATTCTACGACGAGGCGCTGGCCGGCGTGCGCGCCCACGGCCTCGATGCGGCCATCGTCTCGACCGGTGGCACGCCGAACCTCGTCAATCTCGGCAAACTGAAGGGTGGCACCGAGCACCGCTTCGGCACCTACATCTACAACGACCGCATGCAGGTCGCGGCCGGCGTCGCGACCTGGGACGATTGCGCGCTGCATATCTATTCCACCGTGGTCAGCCGCGCCGGCCCCGAGCGCGGTATCCTCGATGCCGGCTCCAAGACGCTGACCTCGGACACCGGTGGGCTCGAAGGCCACGGCCTGATCCTCGAACATCCCGAGGCCAAGATCGCGCGCTTCGCCGAGGAGCATGGCTTCCTCGACCTCTCCCGCAGCAACACCCGGCCGAATGTCGGCGACGTCGTGCGGGTCGTGCCCAATCATGTCTGCGTCGTCGTCAACATGATGGACGAGGTCGTGATGGTGCGCGGCGACGAAATCATCGGCGCGTTGCCGGTGACGGCAAGGGGCAAGCTGCGCTAG
- a CDS encoding ABC-F family ATP-binding cassette domain-containing protein, producing the protein MAPPPLIQLKDISLTFGGTPLLSGVELSVSAGERVCLIGRNGSGKSTLLRIAAGLVEPDAGSRFVQPGATIRYLPQEPDFGEHKTTLAYVEAGLGPGDDHYQARYLLEQLGLTGEEDPAHVSGGEARRAALARVLAPSPDILLLDEPTNHLDLPTIEWLEGELESRRCALVLISHDRRFLTNLSRTTAWLDRGRIRQIERGFGAFEEWRDEVLAEEEREQHKLDRKIVNEEHWLRYGVSGRRKRNVKRLGNLHALRDQRRNYRGATGNAILAAAEADKSGRLVIEAKSIAKAFGERKIVDTFSTRIQRGDRVGIVGPNGAGKTTLVHLLIGNDPPDSGSVRLGANIEMATLDQHRESLDPKLTLAEALTGGRGDHVMVGDKSKHVIGYMKDFLFAQEQRGTPLEALSGGERGRLMLARALAKPSNLLILDEPTNDLDLETLDVLEDMLGDYEGTVILISHDRDFLDRVVTSVIVPEGQGRWIEYAGGYSDMLAQRGADVKREAVKADAATEEKKEARAAAPEAAPRRRLSFNEKHALETLPKTIDKLHAEIAKQQKLLDDPDLYAKDRKKFDAASAAIAKAQDELAAAEDRWLELEVLREEIEQA; encoded by the coding sequence ATGGCTCCGCCTCCTCTCATCCAGCTCAAGGACATCAGCCTGACCTTCGGCGGCACGCCGCTGCTGTCAGGCGTCGAGTTGTCGGTCTCCGCGGGCGAGCGCGTCTGCCTGATCGGCCGCAACGGCTCCGGCAAATCGACCTTGCTGCGAATCGCGGCCGGCCTCGTTGAGCCCGACGCCGGCAGCCGCTTCGTGCAGCCCGGCGCCACCATCCGCTATCTGCCGCAGGAGCCGGACTTCGGCGAGCACAAGACGACGCTGGCCTATGTCGAGGCCGGCCTTGGCCCCGGCGACGACCACTACCAGGCGCGCTACCTGCTCGAGCAACTCGGCCTGACCGGTGAGGAAGACCCGGCGCATGTCTCCGGCGGCGAGGCGCGCCGCGCGGCGCTGGCGCGGGTGCTGGCGCCCTCGCCCGACATCCTGCTGCTCGACGAGCCGACCAACCATCTCGACCTGCCGACCATCGAATGGCTCGAAGGCGAGCTGGAAAGCCGCCGCTGCGCGCTGGTGCTGATCAGCCATGACCGCCGCTTCCTGACCAACCTGTCGCGCACCACCGCCTGGCTCGACCGCGGTCGGATCAGGCAGATCGAGCGCGGCTTCGGCGCCTTCGAGGAATGGCGCGACGAGGTGCTGGCCGAGGAAGAGCGCGAGCAGCACAAGCTCGACCGCAAGATCGTCAACGAGGAGCACTGGCTGCGCTACGGCGTCTCCGGCCGCCGCAAGCGCAACGTCAAGCGTCTCGGCAATCTGCATGCGCTGCGCGACCAGCGCCGCAACTATCGCGGCGCCACCGGCAATGCCATCCTCGCCGCCGCCGAGGCCGATAAATCCGGCCGCCTGGTGATCGAGGCCAAGAGCATCGCGAAGGCCTTTGGCGAGCGCAAGATCGTCGATACCTTCTCGACCCGGATCCAGCGCGGCGACCGCGTCGGCATCGTAGGTCCCAACGGCGCCGGCAAGACCACGCTGGTGCATCTCTTGATCGGCAACGATCCGCCCGATTCCGGCTCGGTGCGGCTCGGGGCCAATATCGAGATGGCGACGCTCGACCAGCATCGCGAGAGCCTCGATCCGAAGCTGACACTGGCCGAAGCCCTGACCGGCGGCCGCGGCGATCACGTGATGGTCGGCGACAAGTCGAAGCACGTCATCGGCTACATGAAGGACTTCCTGTTCGCGCAGGAGCAGCGCGGCACGCCGCTCGAGGCGCTCTCCGGCGGCGAGCGCGGCCGCCTGATGCTGGCCCGCGCATTGGCAAAACCGTCGAACCTCCTGATCCTGGACGAGCCGACCAACGACCTCGATCTCGAAACCCTCGACGTGCTCGAGGACATGCTCGGCGATTACGAGGGCACGGTGATCCTGATCAGCCATGACCGCGACTTCCTCGACCGCGTCGTGACCTCGGTGATCGTGCCCGAAGGCCAGGGCCGCTGGATCGAATATGCCGGCGGCTACTCCGACATGCTGGCGCAGCGCGGCGCCGACGTGAAGCGCGAGGCGGTGAAGGCGGACGCCGCGACTGAAGAGAAGAAGGAAGCCAGGGCCGCAGCGCCCGAGGCGGCACCGAGACGCCGGCTGAGCTTCAACGAGAAGCACGCGCTGGAGACGCTGCCGAAGACGATCGACAAGTTGCACGCCGAGATCGCAAAGCAGCAGAAGCTGCTCGACGATCCCGATCTCTATGCGAAGGATCGCAAGAAATTCGACGCAGCTTCAGCGGCGATCGCCAAGGCGCAGGACGAGCTCGCCGCCGCCGAGGACCGCTGGCTCGAACTCGAAGTGCTGCGCGAAGAAATCGAACAGGCGTAA
- a CDS encoding YaiI/YqxD family protein, translated as MTETPALTRIYVDADACPVKDEIYRVAIRLGVPVSVVAGNFIRVPQDPLIERIAAGSGMDAADDWIAERAHQGDVVITADIPLASRCVKAGADVIAPNGKPFTEQSIGMTLAVRNLMTDLRSSGEITGGPKSYSPRDRSTFLSTLDQTIRRIQRRRAEQATTNQQG; from the coding sequence ATGACTGAAACCCCTGCCTTGACCCGCATCTATGTCGACGCCGACGCCTGTCCGGTGAAGGACGAAATCTATCGCGTCGCGATCCGGCTCGGCGTGCCGGTCAGCGTGGTCGCGGGCAATTTCATCCGCGTGCCGCAGGATCCCCTGATCGAGCGCATCGCCGCCGGTTCCGGCATGGACGCGGCCGACGACTGGATCGCCGAACGCGCGCATCAGGGCGACGTGGTCATCACCGCGGACATTCCGCTGGCGAGCCGCTGCGTGAAGGCCGGCGCCGATGTGATCGCGCCAAATGGAAAACCGTTTACGGAACAGTCGATCGGCATGACGCTCGCCGTGCGCAATCTGATGACCGATCTGCGCTCGTCCGGCGAGATCACCGGCGGGCCGAAATCCTACTCCCCGCGCGACCGCTCGACCTTCCTGTCGACGCTCGACCAGACCATCCGCCGCATCCAGCGCCGCCGCGCCGAGCAGGCGACGACGAACCAGCAGGGTTAG
- a CDS encoding 2-hydroxychromene-2-carboxylate isomerase → MSVIIDYYLSLNSPWTFMGSAPFAEIARRHSATVNAKPCKFGPIFEQTGGLPLPKRSPQRQAYRLVELRRWRELRGIPLNIEPKHFPSDDLAAARLVIAAALQGKDAHRLSLEFGRAIWEREEALSDADVMSAAAQRAGLDAAALRAGAPPDAELDRLYEQNTQDALKAGVFGAPSYVLPSGEIFWGQDRLEFLERALKALA, encoded by the coding sequence ATGTCGGTCATCATCGACTATTATCTGTCGCTCAACTCGCCCTGGACATTCATGGGCAGCGCACCGTTTGCCGAGATCGCGCGGCGCCATAGCGCGACCGTCAACGCCAAGCCCTGCAAGTTCGGTCCGATCTTCGAGCAGACCGGTGGCTTGCCGCTGCCAAAGCGCTCACCGCAGCGGCAGGCCTACCGCCTGGTGGAGCTGAGGCGCTGGCGCGAGTTGCGGGGCATTCCGCTCAACATCGAGCCCAAGCATTTCCCGAGCGACGACCTTGCGGCGGCGCGTCTTGTGATTGCTGCCGCCCTGCAGGGCAAGGATGCCCACCGCCTCTCGCTGGAATTCGGCCGCGCCATCTGGGAGCGCGAGGAGGCGCTCTCCGACGCGGATGTCATGTCGGCCGCCGCGCAACGTGCCGGGCTGGACGCCGCGGCCCTGCGCGCAGGCGCTCCGCCGGATGCCGAGCTTGACCGGCTCTACGAGCAGAACACGCAGGATGCGCTGAAAGCCGGCGTCTTCGGCGCGCCGAGCTACGTGCTGCCGTCCGGCGAGATTTTCTGGGGGCAGGACCGGCTGGAGTTCCTGGAACGCGCACTGAAGGCGTTGGCTTGA
- a CDS encoding xanthine dehydrogenase family protein molybdopterin-binding subunit: MQDHTPPASLDNAIALQKYGVGQPVRRKEDDTLVRGKGRYTDDFSLPGQAICWMVRSSHAHGLIKGIDTEAAKAMPGVLGVWTGADLAAAGYKPFTCGLPLKNRDGSPLLQTNRPALATDKVRFVGDPVAFVVAETAAQARDAAEAVEVDIEPLPAVTDAAEASKPGAPQLYDNIPNNVALDYHYGDTAKIEAAFAAAAHVTKLDIVNTRVAVVSMEPRVALAHYDKKTERFTLQVPTQGVSGNKAIMARLLNVPADKVRILTGNVGGSFGMKNLSYPEYTCIAHAARELGRPVKWLDERSTSFLSDSQGRAQLIHAELALDAEGKFLAVRLSGYGNLGAYITGVAPGPLSLNTGKNLASVYRTPLLGVDIKTVLTNTTLMGAYRGAGRPEANYYMERLIDAAADEMGISRVTLRKRNFIKPSQLPFPAASGVTYDSGDFAGVFQKALEISDYENFAKRKKESRKNGKLRGIAVGSYLEVTAPPSGELGKITFEPDGSVKLTTGTLDYGQGHATPFAQVLSDQLGVPFENITLEQGDSDLVRFGNGTGGSRSITATGQAIVEASALVVEKGKKAAAHMLEASEADIEFGQGRFTIAGTDRSIGIMELAERMRAGKMPEGAPDTLDVDHATKETASTFPNGCHVAEVEIDPDTGVTRIVRYSAVNDFGVVVNPMIVAGQLHGGVAQGIGQALMEEVSYDASGQPITGSFMDYALPRAGDVPPMEVGDHPSPAKSNPLGTKGCGEAGCAGSLVCVVNAVVDALSEYGIKHINMPLTPEKVWRAIQDAKANAA, from the coding sequence ACGCTATCGCACTGCAAAAATATGGTGTCGGACAGCCCGTTCGACGAAAGGAGGACGACACCCTGGTGCGGGGCAAGGGCAGATACACCGACGATTTCTCCCTGCCCGGCCAGGCCATCTGCTGGATGGTCCGCTCCTCCCATGCCCACGGATTGATCAAGGGGATCGACACCGAAGCCGCCAAGGCGATGCCGGGCGTGCTCGGCGTCTGGACCGGCGCCGACCTTGCCGCCGCCGGCTACAAGCCCTTCACCTGCGGCCTGCCGCTGAAGAACCGCGACGGCTCCCCGCTGCTGCAGACCAACCGCCCGGCGCTCGCGACCGACAAGGTGCGCTTCGTCGGCGATCCCGTGGCCTTCGTGGTCGCGGAGACCGCGGCGCAGGCGCGCGATGCGGCCGAGGCGGTCGAGGTCGACATCGAGCCGCTGCCGGCGGTGACCGACGCCGCCGAGGCGTCGAAGCCCGGCGCGCCGCAACTCTACGACAACATCCCGAATAACGTCGCGCTCGACTATCACTATGGCGACACCGCCAAGATCGAGGCAGCGTTCGCTGCCGCCGCGCATGTGACAAAACTCGACATCGTCAACACCCGCGTCGCCGTGGTCTCGATGGAGCCGCGCGTCGCGCTGGCGCATTACGACAAAAAGACCGAGCGCTTCACGCTGCAAGTGCCGACCCAGGGCGTCTCCGGCAACAAGGCGATCATGGCGCGTCTGCTCAACGTGCCTGCCGATAAGGTCCGCATCCTCACCGGCAATGTCGGCGGCTCGTTCGGGATGAAGAACCTCAGCTATCCCGAATACACCTGCATCGCGCATGCGGCGCGCGAGCTCGGCCGTCCGGTGAAGTGGCTCGACGAACGCTCGACCAGCTTCCTCTCCGACAGCCAGGGCCGCGCACAGCTGATCCATGCCGAGCTCGCGCTCGATGCCGAGGGCAAGTTCCTTGCGGTGCGGCTGTCCGGCTACGGCAATCTCGGCGCCTACATCACAGGCGTCGCGCCCGGCCCGCTGTCGCTCAACACCGGCAAGAACCTCGCCAGCGTGTATCGCACGCCGCTGCTCGGCGTCGACATCAAGACGGTCTTGACCAACACCACGTTGATGGGCGCCTATCGCGGCGCCGGCCGGCCCGAGGCGAACTATTACATGGAGCGGCTGATCGATGCCGCTGCCGACGAGATGGGCATCAGCCGCGTCACCTTGCGCAAGCGCAACTTCATCAAGCCGTCGCAGCTGCCGTTCCCGGCGGCATCAGGCGTCACCTATGACAGCGGCGATTTCGCCGGCGTGTTCCAGAAGGCGCTGGAGATCTCCGACTACGAGAACTTCGCCAAGCGCAAGAAGGAAAGCAGGAAGAACGGCAAGCTGCGCGGCATCGCCGTCGGCTCCTATCTCGAAGTCACCGCGCCGCCGTCGGGCGAGCTCGGCAAGATCACCTTCGAGCCGGACGGCTCGGTGAAGCTCACCACCGGCACGCTTGATTACGGCCAAGGCCACGCCACGCCGTTCGCGCAGGTGCTGTCCGACCAGCTCGGCGTGCCCTTCGAGAACATCACGCTCGAACAGGGCGACAGCGATCTGGTTCGGTTCGGCAACGGCACCGGCGGTTCGCGCTCGATCACCGCAACCGGCCAGGCGATCGTCGAGGCCTCCGCGCTCGTCGTCGAGAAGGGCAAGAAGGCGGCCGCGCACATGCTGGAGGCCTCCGAGGCCGACATCGAGTTCGGCCAGGGCCGCTTCACCATCGCCGGCACCGATCGCTCGATCGGCATCATGGAGCTCGCCGAGCGGATGCGCGCCGGCAAGATGCCCGAGGGCGCGCCTGACACGCTCGACGTCGATCACGCCACCAAGGAGACCGCCTCGACCTTCCCGAACGGCTGCCACGTCGCCGAGGTCGAGATCGATCCCGACACCGGCGTGACGCGGATCGTGCGCTACTCCGCGGTCAATGATTTCGGCGTCGTGGTCAATCCGATGATCGTCGCCGGCCAGCTGCACGGCGGCGTCGCGCAGGGCATCGGCCAGGCGCTGATGGAGGAAGTCAGCTACGACGCCTCCGGCCAGCCGATCACCGGCTCGTTCATGGATTACGCGTTGCCGCGCGCCGGCGATGTGCCGCCCATGGAGGTCGGCGATCATCCCTCGCCGGCGAAATCCAACCCACTCGGCACCAAGGGCTGCGGCGAAGCCGGCTGTGCCGGCAGCCTCGTCTGCGTCGTCAACGCGGTGGTCGACGCGCTGTCGGAGTACGGCATCAAGCACATCAACATGCCGCTGACGCCGGAAAAAGTCTGGCGCGCGATCCAGGATGCCAAGGCGAACGCGGCGTAA